One Odocoileus virginianus isolate 20LAN1187 ecotype Illinois chromosome 6, Ovbor_1.2, whole genome shotgun sequence DNA segment encodes these proteins:
- the NDRG2 gene encoding protein NDRG2 isoform X3, whose translation MAPPNPNGQRYSPTMMWDSTPLFQFADMQEIIQNFVRVHVDAPGMEEGAPVFPLGYQYPSLDQLADMIPCILQYLNFSAIIGIGVGAGAYVLSRYALTHPDTVEGLVLINIDPNAKGWMDWAAHKLTGLTSSISEMILGHLFSQEELSGNSELIQKYRNIIAHAPNLDNIELYWNSYNNRRDLNFVRGGDNTLKCPVMLVVGDQAPHEDAVVECNSKLDPTQTSFLKMADSGGQPQLTQPGKLTEAFKYFLQGMGYMASSCMTRLSRSRTASLTSAASIDGNRSRSRTLSQSSESGTLSSGPPGHTMEVSC comes from the exons TGTGGGACTCAACT CCGCTGTTTCAATTTGCGGATATGCAGGAAATCATTCAGAACTTCGTGCGGGTTCATGTGGATGCCCCTGGCATGGAAGAGGGGGCTCCCGTGTTCCCTTTGGG GTATCAGTACCCATCTCTGGACCAGCTTGCGGACATGATCCCTTGCATCCTGCAGTACTTAAA TTTCTCCGCAATAATTGGAATTGGTGTTGGAGCTGGGGCCTACGTCCTGTCGCGATATGct CTTACCCACCCTGATACCGTCGAGGGCCTTGTCCTCATCAACATTGATCCCAACGCCAAAGGCTGGATGGACTGGGCAGCCCACAAG CTAACAGGCCTCACCTCTTCCATTTCGGAGATGATCCTTGGACATCTTTTCAGCCAG GAAGAGCTGTCCGGAAATTCTGAGTTGATACAAAAGTATAGAAATATCATTGCACATGCCCCCAATCTGGATAACATTGAACTGTACTGGAACAGCTACAACAA TCGCCGAGACCTGAACTTTGTGCGTGGAGGCGATAACACCCTCAA GTGCCCTGTGATGCTGGTGGTAGGAGACCAAGCACCCCATGAAGATGCAGTG GTGGAATGTAACTCAAAACTGGACCCCACCCAGACTTCCTTCCTCAAG ATGGCTGACTCTGGGGGACAGCCCCAGCTGACTCAG CCAGGCAAGCTGACCGAGGCCTTCAAGTACTTCCTGCAGGGCATGGGCTATA TGGCCTCATCCTGTATGACCCGCCTGTCCCGGTCTCGCACGGCCTCGCTGACCAGCGCGGCATCCATTGATGGCAACCGCTCCCGCTCCCGTACCCTGTCCCAGAGCAGCGAGTCTGGGACTCTCTCTTCAGGGCCCCCGGGGCACACCATGGAGGTCTCCTGTTGA